The following nucleotide sequence is from Synechococcus sp. KORDI-52.
GTCGTCGTTATGGTCGATCTTGTTAATGACTCAATATGGGCGACTACGGAACAGCGATCTGGGTCACCATCGGATTGGCGGTCATTCTCACTATTCCTGTGGTTTGGCAATTTCTGCAGCCAAACGATGATGATTTCGGAGATCTCACCCGCAGAAAGTGAGCCAACACGACTCCGTCACCATCCGTTGCTGGCAATACAAGGGTGAAACTGCCCTTGAAGACATGGTTCTCGGGATTGATGAACGCGCCGTTCGTGATGGGAACAACGTGTTGTCGTCCGACGACTTTGACGCCTGCCTGGCCATCGTTGTTTGCCGCATGGGGCCGAATGTCTTCGCACACCTGTCTCAGGTGGTGGGGCATTACAAGGGCGAGGCCAGCTGTATCTGGGACCGCAGTCAAGGAGGTGGTGCTCCTGAGGGCACGGCCTATGAGATCAAGCCCATCAGCCGTATTCACCGTGTTCCCGAAGCCTTGATTGGTCCCGAGTCTCCTGAGGGGATTGCCATGTCCCATCGGGTCGCTGTGATGCACTACCTGCTCGATATGGGCTAATGATGCGACCTGTTGAAGAGGTTTCGACCTATCCCCGCCCTCCCCTGATCGAGCTGGTGTCCGGCTCTGTGGAGATCTGGATTGCGGAGCAGATGATCGCCCGGGATCAGCGCTATGTGCGGGTGTGTGAGACATATCACCCCCCAACGATCTATCTCGACCCTTCGGCATTTCAATCCGGCACGCTCCACCCCTCAACGGGGCGACCTTCCTTCTGTGAATGGAAAGGCGTTGCGTCGTATTGGGATGTCAGCGCTGATGACGGAACCAACCGTCGTGTTCGTGCGGGCTGGAGCTATTCCAATCCAACGCAACCTTTTGCTTTATTGGCCGGTTGGATCAGCGTTTATCCAAGCCGTGTTGATGCCTGTGCGTTGGATGGACAGATGGTTCTTGCCCAGCCGGGTGAGTTCTACGGAGGATGGATCACCCCCTGGATTCGCGGTCCCTTCAAGGGGGATCCCAACTATCCGGAGTTGATATGAACAGGACTTGTCAGTCGGCTTGGACCATGGGATTTTGATCTGCATCCAACATGAATTGGTTGCTGAAGGTGTTCATCAAAATGTCCCAAAAGCCCGGTTGATGAGCCAGTTCACGCGTCGCATCCTGGATGGCTTGGTCTTTTTGGAGCTCCGTTAGTTCGAGAACATTGATCAATTGCTCGAATGCCTTTCGCTCTGCTGAGTTGACAGGAAATCCGTAATCTTCCCGGCTTGAGGAAATCACCATGTACGCAAGTTTGGCGGCCAAGGGGCGATCGGAAACTGCGATCTCTTGAGCGATCTCCTGGAGATCCGATGGGTTATGAAATGCATCATCCCAGCTCTTGATCTCTGAAAGTTTGAGGTACTGCTTGCTCAGTCTGTCCAAGATTGAACGTTCCTCAGTTGCAAGGACCCCGTCTGCCATGGCCATCAGTACAAGGGTGCGTAGCAGTGCACCTGAGGAACGAAGATCCACGGCGGGTTGTGCTCCAGTGTTCTTCTCATCATGAGTGACCTCCAAGGCAGGGGCCATCTCATGCTGCTTTGTGAGACGCGTGGGGTGTTGTCGTTAAGGTTTGGGTCGGTGGAAAGGGGCTGCAGACGACTCGAGCTTGGCGTGGGCTTTGTCGGCTTTTTTCAGGATCTTCTGCGCTTCATCTCGGGTGAGGCACTCTTCAGCTGCAAGTTGGAGGGACTCGAGCTTGGCGTGGGCAGTGCTTGTCTTCATCTCTTCATAACCAATC
It contains:
- a CDS encoding DUF427 domain-containing protein produces the protein MRPVEEVSTYPRPPLIELVSGSVEIWIAEQMIARDQRYVRVCETYHPPTIYLDPSAFQSGTLHPSTGRPSFCEWKGVASYWDVSADDGTNRRVRAGWSYSNPTQPFALLAGWISVYPSRVDACALDGQMVLAQPGEFYGGWITPWIRGPFKGDPNYPELI